From the genome of Clostridium sp. BNL1100, one region includes:
- the nth gene encoding endonuclease III, producing MTKKEKVLQMIEVLDKLYPDAECSLQYENPLQLLISTQLAAQCTDARVNIVAKDLYKKYPTVEAFANADVRELEEDIKSTGFYRNKAKNIIACCKIITEKYNGKIPDNMEELLELPGVGRKTANLYLYEIHGKQGVVVDTHAKRLSNRTGLTKNEDPEKIEYDLQKIIPKDKWADFCHKLVFHGRAVCNARKPECEKCEMNHLCSYYAKK from the coding sequence ATGACTAAAAAGGAAAAGGTTCTGCAGATGATAGAAGTTCTTGACAAGCTTTATCCTGATGCTGAGTGTTCCCTGCAGTATGAGAATCCGCTTCAGCTTTTGATTTCTACTCAACTTGCAGCCCAGTGTACTGATGCCAGGGTAAATATAGTTGCAAAGGATTTATATAAAAAGTATCCTACGGTAGAGGCATTTGCAAATGCAGATGTAAGAGAACTGGAGGAGGATATTAAATCAACGGGATTTTACAGAAATAAAGCAAAAAACATAATCGCTTGCTGTAAGATTATTACTGAAAAATACAACGGAAAAATTCCTGATAATATGGAGGAACTGCTTGAATTGCCCGGAGTAGGACGTAAGACAGCAAACCTTTACTTATATGAGATACATGGAAAGCAGGGAGTAGTTGTTGACACTCATGCTAAAAGGCTTTCAAACAGAACGGGTCTAACCAAGAATGAAGATCCTGAGAAGATTGAATACGATTTACAGAAAATAATTCCTAAAGATAAATGGGCAGACTTTTGCCATAAGTTGGTCTTTCATGGCAGAGCTGTGTGTAACGCAAGAAAACCTGAATGTGAAAAGTGTGAAATGAATCATTTATGTAGTTATTATGCTAAGAAATAG